One window of the Brassica napus cultivar Da-Ae chromosome A1 unlocalized genomic scaffold, Da-Ae chrA01_Random_32, whole genome shotgun sequence genome contains the following:
- the LOC125593899 gene encoding probable cyclic nucleotide-gated ion channel 20, chloroplastic: MGLQVRIFTLMDESILNAIRERLKHITYISSSVVFSAGDVIEKIVFIVRGEMESIGKDGSVISLSEGDVFGEELLSWCLERAASNTDGTRIWIKRKGLLSYRSVRCVTNVDVFSLSVADLDDVTRLFSRFLGSCKVQGAIRYESPYWRLRAAMEIQVAWRYRRRRLKRLYCSV; this comes from the exons ATGGGTCTGCAGGTAAGGATATTTACGCTGATGGATGAATCAATCTTAAATGCCATCCGTGAGAGGCTAAAACATATAACTTACATATCGAGTAGCGTGGTCTTTTCCGCTGGAGATGTAATTGAGAAAATTGTATTCATAGTAAGAGGTGAGATGGAGAGCATTGGAAAAGACGGTTCAGTTATATCTTTGTCAGAGGGAGACGTTTTTGGTGAAGAACTTCTTTCTTGGTGCCTGGAACGAGCAGCTTCAAACACCG ATGGGACTAGGATATGGATTAAACGAAAGGGATTGTTAAGCTACAGATCTGTTAGGTGTGTGACAAATGTGGATGTGTTTTCCCTCAGTGTAGCAGATCTTGATGACGTCACGAGATTGTTCTCGAGATTCCTAGGGAGTTGTAAAGTGCAAGGAGCCATAAGGTACGAATCTCCATATTGGAGGCTACGAGCTGCTATGGAGATTCAAGTGGCTTGGAGATACAGAAGGAGACGGCTTAAAAGATTGTACTGTTCAGTCTAG
- the LOC125593901 gene encoding uncharacterized protein LOC125593901, producing MSSKKKQKVSKKSPLPSQYHFVPKTTAPPVPNRRSPPGVSDYPPPRQLFQDSEAQTQAASGPLHQPSPPPLHQPSPPSQSRRSETSATRRSPSRSQSQDSASTESPEAVEPTLSDEQTRLLNQLLSQPNWGTDIPILSPAFEPGTTWFGRDKGKLTRKITKTFTKKFDEAYYSWSVVPQNKRETIFVEFAKTHTWDQIHTGIVQEKFEAVCQRRMKNMVSVRRRSRVRPPWIHGELWEQMTAYWDTPEAEKKSQTASDSRLSDRNGLGPHKHNSGQKSFEQIEHEMVEKLGRPVTLGEVFMETHTRKDGTFVDLKAEKVAEMYKKNKEAKLTALEAENSQTSDSASNDPQLSIEEDNKIFLLSTFTNERGQHYGIGSLQQTLVNGKRTFSELSSSAFLDMNKLLEDAHHKIEEQAASNAANAAVIEEQGACIAEQSKQIKEFSIVGKFLAATNPLYNEFVAANSST from the exons CAACCGCCGATCTCCACCAGGCGTGAGTGACTACCCACCTCCGAGGCAGCTCTTCCAAGACTCAGAGGCCCAAACTCAAGCTGCTTCAGGGCCTCTTCATCAACCATCTCCACCGCCTCTTCATCAACCATCTCCACCGTCACAATCTCGACGGTCCGAAACGTCAGCGACACGACGTTCGCCCAGCAGGTCTCAGTCTCAAGACTCTGCGAGTACAGAAAGTCCAGAAGCTGTGGAACCGACGCTCTCTGATGAGCAGACTCGTTTACTCAACCAACTGCTATCCCAGCCAAACTGGGGCACTGACATACCAATCCTTTCTCCAGCCTTTGAGCCTGGAACAACATG GTTTGGTCGTGACAAAGGGAAACTGACCCGGAAGATCACAAAGACTTTTACAAAAAAGTTTGATGAAGCTTATTACAGTTGGAGTGTTGTGCCTCAGAACAAAAGAGAGACGATATTTGTAGAATTTGCA aaaactCACACTTGGGATCAAATACACACTGGTATTGTTCAGGAGAAGTTTGAGGCGGTATGTCAGCGACGTATGAAGAACATGGTTAGCGTTCGTAGGAGGTCACGAGTGCGACCACCCTGGATCCACGGTGAACTGTGGGAACAAATGACTGCGTATTGGGACACTCCCGAAGCGGAAAAAAAGAGTCAGACAGCATCGGACTCTCGGTTGTCTGACCGGAACGGACTTGGTCCACACAAGCACAACTCCGGCCAGAAGTCTTTCGAACAAATCGAACATGAAATG GTTGAGAAATTGGGCAGACCAGTTACTCTTGGTGAAGTTTTCATGGAGACACATACAAGAAAGGATGGGACCTTTGTCGATTTGAAAGCAgagaaggttgcagagatgtataagaagaacaaagaagccaAGTTGACTGCCCTTGAGGCTGAAAACTCACAGACTTCAGACAGTGCTTCCAATGATCCACAGCTCTCCATAGAGGAGGATAATAAGATATTCCTTTTG TCAACTTTCACAAATGAAAGAGGACAGCACTATGGCATTGGAAGCCTCCAGCAAACTCTCGTCAATGGGAAACGGACGTTCAGTGAATTATCTTCATCTGCATTCCTCGACATGAATAAGCTTCTTGAAGATGCTCACCACAAAATAGAAGAGCAGGCTGCTTCTAATGCAGCAAATGCTGCTGTTATTGAAGAGCAAGGTGCTTGTATTGCAGAGCAATCAAAGCAGATCAAGGAGTTCTCTATAGTGGGGAAGTTTCTAGCTGCAACTAATCCATTATATAATGAGTTTGTAGCTGCTAATTCCAGCACCTGA